The DNA region TCTTCGCCTGCAGGCGCTTGCGCACGGCATCGACGTCGGTGGCGGCGAAGGCAATATGATCGAGCCGCCCGGTGTCTTCATATTTCTTCTCGGTGCCGCGCACCACGATGCCGTCGCGCGGTCTGCGAGTGCCCATTAAATGGACAGTGGCCTGGCCGCCGGAATAGAGCCAGTAGCCGGGGAAATCGAGCGGCGGACGATCGCCATTCTCGAGCCCGAGCACATCGCAATAGAACGCCTTGGTCTTCTCCAGGTCCTGCGGTTCGATCGTGAAATGCTGTAGTCCACCCAGTGGCATGGTTCTTCTCCCTGAGAAATCGGGTTAAACGAAGCTGAGGTCGGCATCGACGCCCAGCATCCAGGCGCCGACGGTCTCGAAATGGCTGAAGCGGCC from Bradyrhizobium sp. B124 includes:
- a CDS encoding VOC family protein, producing MPLGGLQHFTIEPQDLEKTKAFYCDVLGLENGDRPPLDFPGYWLYSGGQATVHLMGTRRPRDGIVVRGTEKKYEDTGRLDHIAFAATDVDAVRKRLQAKNVSFREQIVPRTGDTQIFLYDPDGVGVELNFPKS